The following coding sequences lie in one Musa acuminata AAA Group cultivar baxijiao chromosome BXJ1-8, Cavendish_Baxijiao_AAA, whole genome shotgun sequence genomic window:
- the LOC135588009 gene encoding sugar transporter ERD6-like 16: protein MEDVENSIHVTHESEVRKPLIQQQELAKAEESSSDGQGSLWMVLLSTGVAVCGSFEFGSCIGYSAPTQAGITKDIGLSLSQYSIFASILTTGGMVGAVTSGHLSDYIGRKGAMRISAVVCIIGWLAIYFAKETFLLCLGRLFTGYGIGVLSYVVPVFIAEIAPKNLRGGLTSLNQLLLVGGNSVAFIIGTLVSWRALVLVGVLPCLVLLLGLVFIPESPRWLAKVEHQKESISALQKLRGKDADITQETAEIQECIENLQTLPRAGFQDLFQSRYIRSVIVSVGLMVFQQTGGINGVGFYASQIFVSAGFSSGNLGTILMGCIQVPITIVGAILMDRSGRIPLLMVSASGSSVGCFITGISFYLKGQGIYMDWVPTLALSGILVYLGSYSIGMGAVPWVMMSEIFPLNIKGVGGSLVTLVSWFGSWAVSYAFNFLMSWSSAGTFFLFSAAGAATLLFVARVVPETKGRSLEEIQESLNSSK from the exons ATGGAGGATGTGGAGAATAGCATTCATGTCACCCATGAGAGTGAGGTGAGGAAGCCTCTCATTCAACAACAGGAGTTGGCCAAAGCAGAAGAATCTTCATCAGATGGCCAGGGATCCTTGTGGATGGTTCTGCTCAGCACTGGGGTTGCAGTCTGTGGCTCCTTTGAGTTTGGCTCATGT ATTGGCTACTCTGCACCAACTCAGGCAGGGATTACAAAGGACATTGGCCTCTCTCTATCTCAG TACTCGATCTTCGCTTCCATATTAACCACTGGGGGGATGGTTGGCGCAGTCACAAGCGGGCATCTTTCAGATTATATCGGTCGCAAAGGA GCCATGAGAATATCTGCTGTTGTCTGCATTATTGGATGGCTAGCCATTTACTTTGCCAAG GAAACCTTCTTGCTGTGTCTTGGAAGGCTGTTCACAGGCTATGGGATTGGAGTACTTTCCTATGTG GTACCTGTGTTCATTGCTGAAATAGCACCAAAGAATCTAAGAGGTGGACTCACATCCCTGAACCAG CTGCTGCTAGTTGGTGGTAACTCGGTTGCATTTATAATTGGCACTCTTGTTTCCTGGCGCGCATTGGTGTTAGTAG GGGTTCTTCCATGCCTTGTTCTACTTCTGGGCCTTGTTTTCATTCCAGAGTCTCCAAGATGGCTG GCAAAGGTGGAACACCAGAAAGAGTCCATATCTGCATTGCAAAAGCTTCGAGGAAAAGATGCTGATATCACTCAAGAAACAGCAGAGATTCAA GAATGCATTGAAAACCTTCAGACCCTTCCAAGAGCTGGTTTTCAGGACCTGTTTCAGAGCAGATATATTCGATCAGTGATT GTGAGTGTTGGTCTAATGGTGTTTCAACAAACTGGAGGCATCAATGGAGTTGGATTTTATGCAAGCCAGATCTTTGTATCTGCAG GATTCTCTTCAGGCAACCTTGGGACCATACTGATGGGATGCATTCAG GTGCCCATCACAATAGTGGGTGCTATTTTGATGGACAGGAGTGGGAGAATACCTCTGCTCATG GTTTCTGCATCAGGGTCTTCCGTTGGTTGCTTTATCACAGGGATATCATTCTACCTGAAG GGACAGGGAATATACATGGATTGGGTTCCCACACTGGCTCTCTCTGGCATATTG GTGTATTTGGGATCATATTCAATTGGAATGGGTGCTGTTCCTTGGGTTATGATGTCTGAG ATATTCCCCTTAAATATAAAAGGAGTTGGAGGAAGCCTAGTAACTTTAGTCAGCTGGTTTGGATCTTGGGCGGTCTCTTATGCCTTCAACTTTCTCATGAGCTGGAGTTCTGCAG GtaccttcttcctcttttcagCAGCAGGTGCAGCAACTCTTCTGTTTGTGGCAAGGGTTGTACCTGAAACAAAaggtcgttcattggaagagatccAAGAGTCACTCAACTCCTCCAAGTAA
- the LOC135588011 gene encoding heavy metal-associated isoprenylated plant protein 32-like: protein MSKEEDIRFLKIQTCILRVNIHCDGCKKKVKKLLHKIDGVYTTSIDAEQGKVTVSGNVDPATLVKKLAKAGKHAELLAPKGGSNNSNPVQKPQPQGGKGQQKDNGKPLKGGNGGGGAGAGVGGKDQKGQHPQPTPQQQLLLQQQLQQLQQMKGSKDVQLPQLKNFNFLPPKDPKSVSFSLPTKGFDDYDDEDDFDDDEFDDDDDDEMDEFDCYDADFDDDFKNIKIKPAVATPNGNAMKDKKGGNGGGGSGKKGADVPVQKKVMCNTNEPKIGIGGSGKNGGGGGGGGNQNQGGIGGGSATKNNGVGGGKNGGNAGPQNGKNGANSNKGAPIGNGSINASGQAGNCNTNPVNGAKRMFVKNEVGGGGGGGGHLMMNPSMIGQGLPGLGVVHQMGTMQAPMGQMGNFPAAAAVQAHPAGGPPPGYYQGGMVAPPPEVIAAAHPYQQQQYMAAMLQQQQMQQQQQQQQQMQQQRMMMMNAQDRAFQPMIGYSRPPLPMYYNMPPAPALAPATAPHQGDSYTTYFSDENTSSSCSIM, encoded by the exons ATGAGTAAAGAGGAAGACATCAGGTTCCTCAAGATACAG ACATGTATTCTTAGAGTGAACATTCACTGTGATGGATGTAAGAAGAAGGTCAAGAAACTGCTCCACAAGATTGATG GGGTGTACACAACCAGCATTGATGCAGAGCAGGGGAAGGTGACTGTCTCGGGTAATGTTGATCCTGCCACCCTCGTCAAAAAGCTTGCCAAGGCTGGCAAACATGCAGAGCTGCTGGCTCCGAAGGGCGGTAGCAACAACAGCAACCCGGTCCAGAAACCACAGCCACAAGGTGGTAAAGGCCAGCAGAAGGACAATGGGAAGCCTCTGAAGGGTGGAAATGGTGGTGGTGGAGCTGGAGCTGGGGTTGGTGGGAAGGACCAGAAAGGCCAGCACCCGCAACCGACACcacagcagcagctgctgcttcaGCAACAGCTGCAGCAGCTACAGCAGATGAAAGGGTCCAAAGATGTGCAGCTGCCTCAGCTGAAAAACTTCAACTTCCTACCACCGAAGGATCCCAAATCTGTGAGCTTCAGCTTGCCTACCAAGGGCTTTGATGACTACGATGACGAAGATGATTTCGATGATGATGAATttgatgacgacgacgatgatgaaaTGGATGAGTTCGACTGCTATGACGCTGACTTCGACGACGACTTCAAGAACATCAAGATCAAGCCTGCGGTTGCGACGCCGAATGGGAATGCCATGAAGGATAAGAAGGGCGGAAATGGCGGTGGTGGCAGCGGTAAGAAAGGCGCAGATGTGCCTGTGCAGAAAAAAGTCATGTGCAATACCAATGAGCCGAAGATTGGTATTGGTGGAAGTGGTAAAAACGgggggggtggtggtggtggtggaaatcAAAACCAGGGTGGTATTGGTGGTGGATCTGCCACTAAGAATAATGGTGTTGGTGGGGGGAAGAATGGTGGTAATGCTGGGCCACAGAACGGTAAGAATGGTGCTAATAGCAACAAAGGAGCTCCCATTGGCAATGGCAGCATCAATGCCAGTGGCCAAGCTGGGAACTGCAACACCAATCCAGTCAATGGAGCCAAGAGAATGTTCGTGAAGAACGAGGTgggcggtggtggtggcggcggcggccatcTTATGATGAATCCAAGCATGATCGGCCAAGGACTCCCTGGCCTGGGTGTAGTACACCAGATGGGTACCATGCAAGCTCCGATGGGCCAGATGGGGAACTTTCCGGCCGCCGCGGCGGTGCAAGCCCACCCGGCGGGAGGCCCACCGCCCGGGTATTATCAAGGAGGGATGGTGGCGCCACCGCCCGAGGTGATCGCCGCTGCCCATCCATACCAGCAGCAGCAGTACATGGCTGCGATGCTGCAGCAGCAACAAAtgcaacagcaacagcagcagcagcagcagatgcagcagcagaggatgatgatgatgaatgccCAGGATCGCGCCTTCCAGCCAATGATAGGTTATTCTCGACCACCGTTACCGATGTACTACAACATGCCACCGGCGCCGGCACTGGCACCAGCGACGGCACCGCACCAAGGCGATTCCTACACCACCTACTTCAGTGATGAGAACACCAGCAGCAGTTGCTCAATCATGTGA
- the LOC135588012 gene encoding NEDD8-activating enzyme E1 catalytic subunit-like, with product MADVSSDPGRWRDVDKLLARPGNIVGQDFEPSPTLREDIGEIARVLVVGAGGLGCELLKDLALSGFKNIDVIDMDTIEVSNLNRQFLFRLQDVGKSKAEVAAERVMKRISGVNITPHFCRIEDKDIDFYNDFNIIVLGLDSIDARSYINSVACGFLEYDTDDKPLPETIKPIVDGGTEGFKGHARVILPGRTPCFECNIWLFPPQVKFPLCTLAETPRTAAHCIEYAHLIKWGEVHHGKDFDADDPEHMQWVYSQALKRAELFGITGVTYSLTQGVVKNIIPAIASTNAIISAACALEALKIVSGCSKTLCNYFTYNGTEGTHIKVTDFVRDTDCLVCGPGTLVELDTSTTLLQFIRLLGEHPNIRLSKASVTCRGKNLYMQSPPVLEEMTRSNLQLPLFDLTGKVAKDVIHASGTSEKNDKKTSCLRKLRVVFKGVADGITSMDTTDGS from the exons ATGGCGGACGTCTCGTCGGATCCCGGAAGGTGGAGGGACGTCGACAAGCTCCTCGCCCGCCCCGGCAACATCGTCGGGCAGGACTTCGAGCCCAGCCCCACC CTGAGGGAGGACATCGGGGAGATCGCGAGGGTGCTTGTGGTCGGGGCCGGCGGTTTGGGCTGCGAGCTGCTCAAGGACTTGGCCTTGTCAGGATTCAAGAACATCGATGTCATTGATATGGACACCATCGAGGTCTCCAATCTCAACCGACAGTTCCTTTTCAG GCTTCAGGATGTTGGGAAGTCCAAGGCAGAAGTTGCAGCAGAGCGTGTTATGAAAAGAATTAGTGGGGTGAATATTACCCCACATTTTTGCAGGATTGAGGATAAGGACATAGACTTCTATAATGATTTCAATATAATTGTCCTTGGTCTTGATTCAATTGATGCTCGAAGCTATATAAATTCCGTTGCTTGTGGCTTCCTCG AGTATGATACTGATGACAAGCCTCTTCCCGAGACAATTAAACCCATCGTAGATGGTGGAACTGAAGGTTTTAAGGGCCATGCTAGAGTAATTTTGCCTGGAAGGACACCTTGTTTTGAGTGCAACATCTGGCTTTTCCCACCACAAGTGAAGTTTCCTCTATGCACTTTAGCAGAGACACCTAGAACTGCTGCTCATTGTATTGAGTATGCACATTTGATCAAATGGGGCGAG GTCCATCATGGGAAAGATTTTGATGCTGATGATCCTGAACATATGCAGTGGGTTTACTCACAG GCCCTCAAGAGAGCTGAACTTTTTGGTATTACTGGTGTAACATATTCTCTGACACAG GGTGTGGTGAAGAATATAATTCCAGCTATTGCATCTACGAATGCAATTATATCTGCTGCCTGTGCATTGGAAGCCTTGAAGATAGTGTCTGGATGCAGCAAAACTTTATGCAACTATTTCAC GTACAATGGAACAGAGGGAACCCACATAAAAGTAACCGATTTTGTCAGAGACACAGATTGTCTAGTGTGTGGGCCTGGAACACTTGTTGAGCTGGACACTTCCACTACGCTTTTGCAG TTCATCAGATTACTTGGCGAGCATCCTAACATTCGTCTGTCGAAAGCTAGTGTCACATGTCGAGGAAAAAATCTTTACATGCAGTCTCCCCCGGTGCTAGAAGAAATGACACGATCAAATCTCCAGCTTCCCCTGTTTGACCTCACGGGTAAAGTTGCAAAGGATGTCATTCATGCCAGTGGTACATCTGAGAAAAATGACAAGAAAACATCGTGCCTGAGGAAACTGCGAGTTGTCTTTAAAGGGGTTGCAGATGGGATCACGAGTATGGATACAACCGATGGCTCGTGA